The following coding sequences are from one Mycolicibacterium aichiense window:
- a CDS encoding TIGR03617 family F420-dependent LLM class oxidoreductase: MKVMTALFGPTDAVERAAVLREAGASGVFTFEGPREVFTPLVLASTVKGLDLMTNVAIAFPRNPIQLAHEANDLQEISQGRFILGLGTQIRAQIEKRYGAQFDRPVARIKEMVGALRAIFAAWNTGERLDFRGDFYRHTLMTPTFNPGPNPFGPPPIYLGALGPQMTRATAEVADGLLVMPFGSKRFLHEKTMPAVRAGLAAAGRATADFAVVPEIIVSVGEDHTSTRMLLSFYGSTPAYRPVLEAHGWGDLQPELNAMSKQGRWQEMATLIDDEMLHTIAACGTPAEVAAHIRDRVDGVSDRICLYQPGPIDAGALAEIIDALG, encoded by the coding sequence GTGAAGGTCATGACAGCCCTGTTCGGCCCGACCGATGCGGTGGAGCGCGCGGCCGTGCTACGCGAAGCCGGAGCGTCCGGGGTGTTCACCTTCGAGGGGCCGCGGGAGGTCTTCACACCTCTGGTCCTGGCATCGACGGTCAAGGGCCTGGACCTGATGACGAACGTCGCGATTGCGTTCCCCCGCAATCCGATTCAGCTGGCACATGAGGCGAATGACCTGCAGGAGATTTCGCAGGGCCGGTTCATCCTCGGCCTCGGCACTCAGATCCGGGCGCAGATCGAGAAACGCTACGGCGCCCAGTTCGATCGACCGGTGGCCCGGATCAAGGAGATGGTCGGTGCGCTGCGGGCGATCTTCGCCGCGTGGAACACCGGTGAGCGCCTCGACTTCCGCGGTGACTTCTACCGGCATACCCTGATGACGCCGACGTTCAATCCGGGCCCGAATCCCTTTGGGCCGCCGCCGATCTATCTCGGCGCGCTCGGTCCGCAGATGACCCGCGCGACGGCCGAAGTGGCCGACGGTCTGCTGGTGATGCCGTTCGGGTCCAAGCGGTTCCTGCACGAGAAGACCATGCCGGCTGTCCGTGCCGGGCTGGCCGCGGCCGGCCGCGCCACCGCCGACTTCGCGGTGGTACCCGAGATCATCGTTTCGGTGGGCGAGGATCACACGTCGACGCGGATGCTGCTGTCGTTCTACGGATCCACCCCGGCGTACCGCCCGGTGCTGGAGGCGCACGGCTGGGGCGATCTGCAGCCGGAACTCAACGCCATGTCCAAGCAAGGCCGATGGCAGGAGATGGCGACCTTGATCGATGACGAAATGCTCCACACGATTGCCGCATGCGGAACTCCAGCCGAGGTGGCCGCACACATCCGCGATCGTGTCGACGGTGTTTCGGACCGAATCTGCCTGTATCAACCCGGACCCATCGATGCCGGGGCGCTGGCCGAGATCATCGACGCGTTGGGCTGA
- a CDS encoding alpha/beta fold hydrolase produces MTDGAPQPASGQGQIGEVPPLDVEGSGILPPVEDRVRRRFGLLERFAPWLGSRWAVELWCTPPVLESAMRMPPGVPPGRPVEAFWDGHRVAGEEWGEGPPIYLVHGWGGQRPHLAMFVKPLVEAGHRVVAFDLPSHNESDPGELAPGRTTATECADAIAAMIQTHGPAHAVVAHSLGANATALAAAQGAPVGRLVFFAPMADFPLYLDLFAARHGFGRRIRAGLHRRLEKRIAMPLHETNMTRVGRRANYPPLLLIHDPDDPDSPYVATERLAASWDGARLLTTKGLGRLAHYRVLRHRPAITAGVEFIGERPDG; encoded by the coding sequence ATGACCGACGGAGCACCTCAACCGGCGTCGGGGCAGGGGCAGATCGGCGAGGTCCCCCCGCTCGATGTGGAAGGGTCTGGAATTCTTCCCCCGGTCGAGGACCGGGTGCGCCGACGGTTTGGGCTGCTCGAGCGGTTCGCGCCGTGGCTTGGATCACGGTGGGCAGTCGAGTTGTGGTGCACCCCACCGGTTCTCGAGTCGGCTATGCGCATGCCGCCGGGTGTGCCCCCCGGCAGGCCGGTGGAAGCGTTTTGGGATGGGCATCGAGTAGCCGGTGAGGAATGGGGCGAGGGGCCGCCGATCTATCTGGTGCACGGGTGGGGCGGGCAGCGCCCGCACCTGGCCATGTTCGTCAAACCGCTGGTGGAAGCCGGGCACCGGGTCGTTGCGTTCGACCTGCCCAGCCACAACGAATCAGATCCCGGTGAGCTCGCTCCCGGGCGGACCACAGCCACCGAGTGTGCCGACGCGATCGCGGCGATGATCCAGACCCATGGGCCGGCGCACGCGGTGGTGGCTCACTCACTGGGCGCGAACGCCACCGCATTGGCGGCGGCGCAGGGCGCACCGGTAGGGCGTCTGGTCTTCTTCGCGCCGATGGCCGATTTTCCGCTCTATCTCGACCTGTTCGCCGCACGCCATGGCTTCGGCCGCCGCATCCGCGCGGGACTGCACCGTCGTCTGGAAAAGCGCATCGCCATGCCCCTGCATGAGACCAATATGACCCGGGTCGGTCGACGAGCCAACTACCCTCCGCTGCTTCTCATCCACGACCCCGACGACCCGGACAGCCCGTATGTCGCCACCGAGCGACTGGCCGCGTCGTGGGACGGTGCGCGACTACTGACCACAAAAGGACTCGGCCGGCTGGCCCACTACCGAGTCCTGCGCCACCGCCCAGCGATCACCGCCGGGGTGGAGTTCATCGGCGAGCGACCGGACGGTTAG
- a CDS encoding TetR-like C-terminal domain-containing protein — translation MRTDPPDDDKGPSRSPGRPRDEKIDAAIIRATRELLETGYPALSLSAIAARAGTTTAAIYRRWSGKAQLVHEAILPAEIMAMPSASGDVVEDIRALVEATRTMFDRPEVRIALPALIADTVADPEVHSKMISRFASSLTSFRTRIDQQYSPSPGDGDLPLLAEVVVGSAIFRIIIRHDAPLDAAWVDDVTNLISSGWPSVADGSSTAD, via the coding sequence ATGAGAACAGATCCGCCCGACGATGACAAGGGACCCTCCCGGTCGCCGGGGCGGCCTCGCGACGAGAAGATCGACGCGGCGATCATCCGGGCGACTCGCGAGCTTCTCGAGACGGGTTATCCGGCTCTGTCGCTGTCGGCCATCGCCGCTCGGGCCGGGACCACCACCGCCGCCATCTACCGGCGCTGGTCCGGCAAGGCGCAGCTGGTTCACGAAGCGATATTGCCCGCCGAGATCATGGCGATGCCCAGCGCCTCCGGTGACGTCGTGGAGGACATCCGAGCGCTGGTGGAGGCGACGCGGACGATGTTCGACCGGCCCGAGGTCCGGATCGCCCTACCGGCGCTGATCGCCGATACGGTTGCCGACCCGGAAGTTCACAGCAAGATGATCTCGCGGTTCGCCAGCAGTCTCACCAGTTTCCGAACCCGAATCGACCAGCAATACAGTCCATCGCCCGGTGATGGTGACCTACCGCTGCTCGCCGAGGTCGTGGTGGGCAGCGCGATCTTCCGCATCATCATTCGCCACGACGCCCCGCTGGACGCGGCCTGGGTCGACGACGTGACCAACTTGATCAGCTCGGGCTGGCCATCGGTTGCTGACGGCTCCAGCACCGCGGACTAA
- a CDS encoding oxygenase MpaB family protein gives MTVTGERPEILLSDVDFNRRDHPDRPLRPIPPGRDHFADQWRFMREFIFGEWIDIDREVQPSDLTRLRDDYFWQRDELMIGAVEAFERLGYEQGRALFEQALTQGIDTLEDPPQEFVDLFDHLDQLPSQFDLVAAERGRMLAMSATFAATTIIRGWAFYETAMTGDISAATGATGRFADDGPRRFIETAKVFAEFTLPDIFDRQSDAFQDVVRVRLMHALASKGLRQKWGDDVYLKFGEPIPVTSLLGFGSGMLLGRLVDHAFGRKLTKQQLEDLAEYSSFSGRLWGAPEALHSPNGIELIKSLNYVLARGGNPSPWRAQLVDAIAGPVHLTTLTDALPGVVKKVVARHVNQITASVALAPAGVVFGYKQIEAMVAGTLFEPLGYNFERRVRIFTELTRLNVGIARVADRLPFSNPIRESRKKSGAAARERIAMLNKIARGKHIPLTYSHHDRSTAGKGFTG, from the coding sequence ATGACGGTGACTGGTGAACGTCCGGAGATCCTCCTCTCCGACGTCGACTTCAATCGGCGTGACCATCCCGACCGGCCGTTGCGTCCCATCCCGCCCGGCCGCGACCATTTCGCTGACCAGTGGCGATTCATGCGCGAATTCATCTTCGGCGAATGGATCGACATCGACAGAGAGGTCCAACCCAGCGATCTCACGCGCCTGCGGGACGACTATTTCTGGCAACGCGACGAACTCATGATCGGCGCTGTCGAGGCCTTCGAGCGCCTCGGCTATGAGCAGGGCCGGGCGCTCTTCGAACAAGCGCTGACCCAGGGCATCGACACCCTCGAGGACCCGCCACAGGAGTTCGTCGACCTCTTCGACCACCTGGATCAACTGCCTTCCCAGTTCGATCTCGTCGCGGCCGAGCGGGGCCGGATGCTGGCGATGTCGGCCACGTTCGCCGCCACCACGATCATCCGCGGGTGGGCCTTCTACGAGACCGCGATGACGGGCGACATTTCCGCGGCCACCGGAGCCACGGGCCGATTCGCCGACGACGGCCCGCGCCGATTCATCGAGACCGCAAAGGTTTTCGCGGAGTTCACGCTGCCCGACATCTTCGATCGGCAATCGGATGCGTTCCAGGACGTGGTGCGGGTGCGGTTGATGCACGCCCTGGCCAGTAAAGGACTGCGGCAGAAGTGGGGTGACGACGTCTACCTCAAGTTCGGTGAGCCGATCCCCGTTACATCCTTGCTCGGGTTCGGCAGCGGCATGCTGCTCGGCCGACTCGTCGACCACGCCTTCGGCCGCAAGCTCACCAAACAACAGCTCGAGGATCTCGCCGAATACTCGTCCTTCTCCGGGCGGTTGTGGGGTGCCCCCGAGGCGCTGCACTCCCCGAACGGCATCGAGCTGATCAAATCGTTGAATTACGTTCTCGCCCGCGGCGGCAACCCGTCTCCGTGGCGCGCCCAACTCGTCGATGCCATCGCGGGTCCGGTGCACCTGACGACCCTGACGGACGCGCTTCCCGGCGTTGTCAAGAAAGTGGTCGCCCGGCACGTCAACCAGATCACAGCCAGCGTCGCCCTGGCACCGGCCGGAGTCGTGTTCGGGTACAAGCAGATCGAGGCGATGGTGGCGGGCACGCTCTTCGAACCGCTCGGCTACAACTTCGAACGGCGCGTGCGAATCTTCACCGAGCTCACGCGGCTCAACGTCGGCATCGCCAGGGTGGCCGACCGGCTGCCGTTCTCCAATCCCATCCGGGAGAGCAGGAAGAAGAGCGGGGCCGCCGCACGTGAGCGGATTGCCATGCTCAACAAGATCGCCCGCGGCAAGCACATCCCGCTTACCTACAGCCACCACGACCGCTCGACAGCGGGGAAGGGTTTCACCGGCTAG
- a CDS encoding lycopene cyclase family protein — protein MDVLVVGAGPAGMALAAACSQRGLTVGLLDPNPERRWVATYGMWSPELPADLPVSAVAARAAGRAIALTEHRLGWEYVVLDVDALRAHLVDRSAGVTVYAGRAVGSPARGVVALADGSTLRASVVVDATGRSRPLDPNRTRRVSAEQTAYGMILDEASLAPLVAPGEALFMDWRGDHGEPGWPTFLYVVPLGGGRMLAEETSLARRPGLPLATLRRRLDARLAHHGISVPKDARTEKVSFPVDQIRHSGRDVLGFGAAAPLIHPATGFSVAAALQLAPQVAGALAEHLPADPDRALAAAQETVWPTAAKVIHRVRRIGLEALLRMPTGEVPGFFEQFFSLPDAHRWAYLTGRDDIGGTVAAMASLFRQSNWRMRRHLVLPALMRPLEANDELPALPIRAN, from the coding sequence GTGGACGTCTTGGTAGTCGGGGCGGGGCCGGCCGGTATGGCGTTGGCGGCGGCGTGCAGTCAACGCGGACTGACGGTCGGCCTGCTCGATCCGAACCCGGAGCGGCGGTGGGTGGCGACCTACGGCATGTGGAGCCCCGAACTGCCCGCCGACCTGCCGGTCTCCGCGGTCGCCGCGCGAGCCGCAGGCCGGGCCATCGCCCTCACCGAACACCGTCTGGGCTGGGAATATGTGGTGCTCGACGTGGACGCGCTGCGCGCTCACCTTGTTGACCGAAGTGCGGGCGTGACCGTCTACGCCGGGCGTGCTGTCGGATCGCCGGCGCGCGGTGTGGTGGCGTTGGCCGACGGTTCGACCCTGCGCGCTTCGGTCGTGGTGGATGCCACCGGCCGCTCGCGCCCGCTGGATCCGAACCGGACGCGGCGGGTATCCGCCGAGCAAACCGCATACGGCATGATCCTCGACGAAGCGTCGCTGGCACCGCTGGTCGCCCCCGGCGAAGCGTTGTTCATGGATTGGCGCGGCGATCACGGCGAGCCAGGGTGGCCGACGTTTCTGTACGTCGTTCCGCTGGGCGGCGGGAGGATGCTCGCTGAAGAGACCTCACTGGCGCGCCGGCCCGGATTGCCATTGGCGACCCTGCGCCGCCGGCTGGATGCCCGGCTCGCACACCACGGCATCTCCGTGCCGAAAGACGCACGCACGGAAAAGGTTTCATTCCCAGTCGACCAAATCCGACATTCGGGACGAGACGTGCTCGGGTTCGGCGCGGCCGCACCGCTGATCCATCCGGCAACCGGATTCAGTGTCGCAGCCGCGCTTCAGCTGGCGCCGCAGGTGGCTGGCGCGCTGGCCGAGCATCTGCCCGCGGATCCAGATCGAGCGCTCGCGGCAGCGCAGGAGACGGTCTGGCCCACCGCCGCGAAGGTGATTCACCGGGTTCGACGCATCGGCCTGGAGGCGTTGTTGCGCATGCCGACCGGTGAAGTCCCCGGCTTCTTCGAACAGTTCTTCTCGTTGCCAGACGCGCACCGCTGGGCGTACCTCACCGGCCGCGACGACATCGGCGGCACCGTCGCGGCAATGGCGAGCCTGTTTCGGCAATCGAACTGGCGAATGCGCCGACATCTTGTGCTGCCGGCACTCATGCGCCCGCTGGAAGCCAACGATGAGCTTCCAGCCCTGCCAATCCGCGCCAACTGA